Below is a window of Apodemus sylvaticus chromosome 5, mApoSyl1.1, whole genome shotgun sequence DNA.
ATCTCCCAAAATCAATGAATAATACACTACATCATATTAAATTTGACATTGAATGAATGTCAATACATACAATCTGGCCACAATGGAAATTGTTAGTTAAATTTCTACAAAGAGAGAATGTAATATGATGTTTATTAAAAGCTAGGCATAGACAGATGTAATATTTTACTAATATTAGATGATAGACTTGTTGATATATAGTCATTAATACATTATACAATGTTTTGTGATGGAGAATGAATTAAAAGCAAACATGTACAGTTATATCTGAAATTGATATAAAGTCACCTTTTCTTCAACTTTTCAAGAGCCTCTTTCACATCCTTGTTCCTCAGGCTGTAAATCAGAGGATTCAACATTGGATTCACCAGGGTGTAGAATAAGGATGTCATTTTATCTTGATCCAAAGAGTAGGAAGAACTTGGACGGAAATACATAAAGAGCAGAGTTCCCTGAAAAACTGCAACTGCAGTCAGGTGGGAGGCACATGTGGAGAATGCTTTGGACCTTCCATCAGAAGAGCGGATCTTCAAGACTGATGAGATGATATAACAGTAAGAGACAAGAAGTCCAGAAATTGTGCTTAATTCAATAAATCCAAAAATTGTGAATGTAACTAActcatttgcctctgtatctgaGCAAGATATTAATAGAAGAGGAGGAACATCACAAAAAAAGTGGTTGATCTCATTGGACCCACAGAAACACAAACTGAAGGCCAAGGTGGTATGTATCAAAGCATCTGCTGTTCCCACCAGGTAAACCCCAGCCATCAGGAGGAAGCACAGCTGGCTGGACATGTTCACTGTGTAGAGCAAGGGGTTACTGATGGCCTGGTATCTATCATAAGCCATCACTGCCAACAGTAGACACTCGGAATCTACAAAGGCACAGAGGGTGAAAAACTGCAGTGCACATCCAACTATGGAAATTGATTTATCCTCAGCTAAAAGATCCACCAGCATCTTGGGTCCAATTGCTGTGGAATAGCAGAGGTCACAGAAAGAGAGgtggctgaggaagaagtacatgggtgtgtgcagctGAGTGTCCACTCTGATTAAGATGATCATCCCAAGATTGGCAAGAAGATTAATGAGATAAACAAGTAGGAATGTGGTAAAGAGGGCCACTTTCATTTCAGGGTTATCGGTAATTCCCAACAAAATGAATTCATCCAGAGAGGAGCAATTTCTCCTGTACATGTTTCTTaggtaaactttaaaaattaaaagtcatatattcaaaatacatttattgtggaacattattttagttttaatttattttatcctcaaatacatatataattatatttcaat
It encodes the following:
- the LOC127685570 gene encoding olfactory receptor 5W2-like, which codes for MYRRNCSSLDEFILLGITDNPEMKVALFTTFLLVYLINLLANLGMIILIRVDTQLHTPMYFFLSHLSFCDLCYSTAIGPKMLVDLLAEDKSISIVGCALQFFTLCAFVDSECLLLAVMAYDRYQAISNPLLYTVNMSSQLCFLLMAGVYLVGTADALIHTTLAFSLCFCGSNEINHFFCDVPPLLLISCSDTEANELVTFTIFGFIELSTISGLLVSYCYIISSVLKIRSSDGRSKAFSTCASHLTAVAVFQGTLLFMYFRPSSSYSLDQDKMTSLFYTLVNPMLNPLIYSLRNKDVKEALEKLKKR